Below is a genomic region from candidate division TA06 bacterium B3_TA06.
CTTAGACACACCTTTGCCTCTTATCGCGTTATGGCGGGTGTAGACATCCGAACGGTTCAGGTACTGATGGGACACAAGGACATCAAGATGACCATGCGGTATTCGCATCTTTCCAAGAGATACCTCAGAAAGGCGGTAAACCGGATGGTCACAAATTGGTCACAAGTCGAGGATGCACCCGTCGAGCAATCTCCCAAGTTACGGAGTTAAAGAAACTTGCCGACGTAGCTCAGCGGTAGAGCAACGCTTTCGTAAAGCGTAGGCCGGTGGTTCGAATCCACTCGTCGGCTTTTTCAATCGTTACCCAGTAGGGCGCAACCCGTTGTAACACAAGCACTTACAAGGGATATAGGTATCCCTTTGGGCGGGTGCAAGGTTTACCCTATCACACCTGAAAAGTAGGCGTTTGGGTGCAAAAATGGCTAAGAACCCCTAAAATAACACACCTACTGACACAGCCCAAAAGGTGCTCGGAGAAACACAGCCCAAACACACCGCCGTCAGTTTGGGCCGCTGCCCAGAACTCAAAAGGTTAGTGCAGTAGGTCTATATCTTCTCAAGCCGCTCTCTGAATCCGTCTTTCAAATGTACACGGGGCAACCTCGTCATTTTACCCGAATGTAAGTGTATCCTTCCTTTTTTATGTTTTGATCCAAATACTGACCTTTTGAAGGAGCATTCATAAGACCATCATATAAGGCAAGTGGAACACCAAAGTATTGATAGATTCTACCCCCATGAAACTCCACCTCTAAGACTTGAGTAGATCGGTTGTACCCTACGGATACAAGATTACTCGATTGAACTGGGATTCTCTTCATCTTGTCACCTCAAATTTTCAGATTACCACACCGACACTGCTTGAGTTTCGCATTGTTGGGTGAGTATTTTTTGCAAGCTTCTGTATTACAACTTGGACAAACGAAAAGGGCCTTAAATTCATCTATATCTCTAAGAACCGTTTCCACATCCCCTCTACTTAAAGTAGTTGATTGCATGTTCCGATGATGTGAACCTAAATTTGTCAGCAGTTGACTTGCTCTTAAATCATCAAAAATTGCTTTCCCATCCTTTGAACGCAGAGACTGGTTCTCATTTATGTAACTCCGCAGACCATCTAACAACTCGCTTGCTTCTCTTTGATCATTCCTAGGGCCTACACGAAATTCAAGGCTTTTCACACCGAGTTTAGAGCATTTGTCTTTCAACAATTCTTCAATTAAAGTTCTACAACGATTCGCAGCCTCATGTATATTATTTCTCTCCAATTGCCATTTGATTCTTTCGTCTAATGTAGCTGGTGACTCTATGACCTCAACCCCTCTTTCAATTGACCATTTTTTCAACCCACGAAAACGCCATTTACCTGTAGGTGACAAGGTTTTCTTCAACTCTTCAAACCAGAGATCATCGTGTGTAAAAAGCAGAATCTGAACATCAGAAAACTCATCACGGAGTAACCTTGCCAAAGCAAACCTGTGGTTCGAATCAAAACTGCTAATAACGTCATCGAGTATAATGAAATTGCTTACTTTGTTGAAGTATCTAATGAAGGCTAAGAACAAACAGATACCAAGACTATTCATGTGGGATTCGCTTAGAACCTTTCGCGGTGGTGATATTTCCAAGCCGTGAAACAGAAGCTTGAACTCGACACCCCTAAGTTCTGTTTGAATAAGCTGTATTTGATCTATTTTTTCGTCCAAATGAAGACGAGCAAAAAATTTTTCAACGTCGGAA
It encodes:
- a CDS encoding KTSC domain-containing protein, yielding MKRIPVQSSNLVSVGYNRSTQVLEVEFHGGRIYQYFGVPLALYDGLMNAPSKGQYLDQNIKKEGYTYIRVK